From a single Penaeus vannamei isolate JL-2024 chromosome 25, ASM4276789v1, whole genome shotgun sequence genomic region:
- the Cib2 gene encoding calcium and integrin-binding family member 2 isoform X2, with translation MNTRAQRMFRQLSECHLPPVVERECAASLTVPYAALDTLTELKENPFRRRVCEVFSTNASASLTFDQFLEMFSVFSEHAPRDIKAIYAFKIYDFDGDGFLGESDLLHAVKHLSHDLLTPDEYSTIVAKVLEEADVDCDGRLSQSEFIHVILKCPDFVPNFHIRI, from the exons ATGAATACCAG GGCGCAGCGCATGTTCCGGCAGCTGAGTGAGTGCCACCTTCCCCCGGTGGTGGAGCGCGAGTGTGCCGCCTCTCTCACGGTGCCTTACGCTGCGCTCGACACCCTGACGGAACTCAAG GAGAACCCCTTTAGACGGCGTGTGTGCGAAGTGTTCAGCACCAACGCATCGGCTTCACTCACATTCGACCAGTTCCTAGAGATGTTCTCCGTGTTCAGCGAGCACGCACCGAGGGACATCAAGGCCATATATGCCTTCAAGATATATG ATTTCGACGGCGATGGCTTCCTCGGCGAGTCCGACCTCCTGCACGCCGTGAAGCATCTTTCCCACGACCTACTCACGCCCGATGAATACAGCACTATTGTCGCTAAG GTGTTGGAGGAGGCGGACGTGGACTGCGACGGGCGCCTCTCCCAGTCCGAGTTCATCCACGTCATCCTCAAGTGTCCGGACTTCGTGCCTAATTTCCACATCAGGATCTGA
- the LOC113820951 gene encoding cilia- and flagella-associated protein 157 has protein sequence MAPKGGKKGGKKKGGKKKDKKEDEDEKPKEEISELDKHYYLNQISALEVKLKRSTTRCEQLDDAEKHARTQYDKLQQDKTDIIKFLKDRLTAKTDEVEELRSRLTGLVKAKQAEKEQYEERLTKLGKDAENTRLDLNDQIIALSRKLESLEEFRQHKEELEAKLNGLEKELAENKEKNQEQVSVLEKASLVEAAALRSELEARVTKITEDLRLAAQTEVHSTTRRALHENEALTRTLDIFRERVAALRGENQELRENLTESQVREALLQDTVRRVTARGERRGRLLQAVTERAEQHAHVWRDYHRLARENERLRTDLQVMQAQLDAATQTTRDLRERTAEKDIALDLTASHLQQEDVARRALQDTIKSALGLLHHAAFQEGDSGESDNVAAILQQLVNLLTAAEFSHLPGNQDSDHPNASSDSAPPSKTDQRNHASESGDQGEGQFRYRSGDLGFLPRPQRKAKPQRQDS, from the exons ATGGCgccaaaaggagggaagaagggaggcaaaaagaaaggagggaagaaaaaagacaaaaaggaagacgaagacgaaaaaccCAAAGAAGAAATATCTGAATTGGATAAGCATTATTATCTCAATCAAATATCA gcATTGGAGGTCAAGCTGAAGCGTTCCACTACGAGGTGCGAGCAGCTGGACGACGCCGAGAAGCACGCGAGGACACAGTACGACAAACTGCAGCAGGATAAGACTGACATCATCAAGTTCCTGAAGGACAG ACTAACGGCGAAAACCGACGAGGTAGAGGAATTAAGAAGCAGATTAACGGGGCTGGTGAAAGCCAAACAGGCGGAGAAGGAGCAGTATGAG GAAAGGCTGACGAAGCTGGGGAAGGACGCAGAAAACACCCGACTGGATCTAAATGACCAGATCATCGCCCTCAGCAGGAAGTTGGAAAGTCTGGAAGAATTTAGACAACACAAAGAGGAACTCGAAGCGAAGTTAAATGGACTCGAAAAGGAACTTgctgaaaataaggagaaaaatcaGGAACAG GTGAGCGTGCTGGAGAAGGCCTCGCTGGTAGAGGCCGCCGCCCTGCGCTCGGAGCTGGAAGCCCGCGTGACCAAGATCACCGAAGACCTGCGTCTCGCGGCGCAGACCGAGGTCCACTCGACCACCCGGCGCGCCCTGCACGAGAACGAGGCCCTGACGCGCACGCTGGACATCTTCAGGGAGAGAGTCGCAGCCCTTAGGGGGGAGAACCAAGAGCTGAGGGAAAATTTGACGGAGTCGCAG GTGCGAGAGGCGCTGTTGCAGGACACGGTCCGAAGGGTGACGGCGCGGGGCGAGCGGCGGGGGAGGCTGCTGCAGGCGGTGACGGAGCGCGCCGAGCAGCACGCGCACGTGTGGCGGGACTACCACCGCCTGGCCAGGGAGAACGAGCGGCTTCGAACGGATTTACAA GTCATGCAGGCTCAGCTGGACGCAGCGACGCAAACCACCCGCGACCTTCGAGAGCGCACCGCGGAGAAGGACATCGCGCTGGACCTCACTGCTTCACATCTACAACAGGAAGATGTTGCGCGACGAGCCTTGCAAGACACCATCAAATCAGCATTAGGCCTCCTGCATCACGCTGCCTTTCAG GAGGGAGACAGCGGCGAATCGGACAACGTGGCCGCCATCCTTCAGCAGCTGGTGAACCTCCTCACGGCTGCCGAGTTCTCCCACCTCCCCGGAAACCAGGATTCCGACCATCCTAACGCCTCTTCAGATTCGGCGCCGCCCAGCAAGACCGACCAGCGAAACCACGCCTCCGAGAGCGGGGACCAGGGCGAAGGGCAGTTCAGGTACCGGTCTGGAGACCTGGGGTTCCTGCCGCGGCCTCAAAGGAAAGCCAAACCGCAAAGACAGGATTCCTGA
- the Cib2 gene encoding calcium and integrin-binding family member 2 isoform X1, giving the protein MGNKVVAFTEEQLDEYQACTFLSRKDILRAQRMFRQLSECHLPPVVERECAASLTVPYAALDTLTELKENPFRRRVCEVFSTNASASLTFDQFLEMFSVFSEHAPRDIKAIYAFKIYDFDGDGFLGESDLLHAVKHLSHDLLTPDEYSTIVAKVLEEADVDCDGRLSQSEFIHVILKCPDFVPNFHIRI; this is encoded by the exons ATGGGGAACAAGGTCGTCGCTTTCACGGAGGAACAACTCGATGAATACCAG GCCTGTACCTTCCTCTCAAGAAAGGACATCTTAAG GGCGCAGCGCATGTTCCGGCAGCTGAGTGAGTGCCACCTTCCCCCGGTGGTGGAGCGCGAGTGTGCCGCCTCTCTCACGGTGCCTTACGCTGCGCTCGACACCCTGACGGAACTCAAG GAGAACCCCTTTAGACGGCGTGTGTGCGAAGTGTTCAGCACCAACGCATCGGCTTCACTCACATTCGACCAGTTCCTAGAGATGTTCTCCGTGTTCAGCGAGCACGCACCGAGGGACATCAAGGCCATATATGCCTTCAAGATATATG ATTTCGACGGCGATGGCTTCCTCGGCGAGTCCGACCTCCTGCACGCCGTGAAGCATCTTTCCCACGACCTACTCACGCCCGATGAATACAGCACTATTGTCGCTAAG GTGTTGGAGGAGGCGGACGTGGACTGCGACGGGCGCCTCTCCCAGTCCGAGTTCATCCACGTCATCCTCAAGTGTCCGGACTTCGTGCCTAATTTCCACATCAGGATCTGA
- the LOC113820953 gene encoding uncharacterized protein, producing the protein MTSGRKTSYLLVLWMFLSQGRPQLLNLDVPQKVMEFQHLQSPNPHSFAVLEGSIGVDLKAFTLCYRIKPYFFRPEVIVISYVMNKNDILRTGAYFMNISINTSHIQTTGGDIKEGIIRVDELKNKSRDALVWKLCHKDRPHFAFQTTTGAGCS; encoded by the exons ATGACTTCAGGAAGGAAAACGTCATACTTGCTCGTATTATGGATGTTCCTCAGTCAAG GCCGGCCTCAGCTGCTGAACCTGGACGTCCCGCAGAAGGTCATGGAGTTCCAGCACCTGCAGTCGCCGAACCCGCACTCGTTCGCCGTCCTGGAGGGCTCGATCGGCGTCGACCTGAAGGCCTTCACGCTCTGCTACAGGATCAAGCCCTACTTCTTCAGGCCCGAAGTCATTGTCATCTCGTACGTCATGAATAAGAACGACATCCTCAGAACTGGTGCGTATTTCATG AATATCTCTATAAATACCTCACACATTCAAACTACTGGGGGTGACATAAAAGAAGGCATCATAAGGGTCGATGAGCTGAAAAATAAAAGTCGAGACGCACTGGTTTGGAAACTTTGCCACAAGGATCGACCGCACTTTGCTTTCCAGACCACAACCGGCGCGGGCTGCAGCTGA
- the LOC113820950 gene encoding gamma-aminobutyric acid receptor subunit rho-2, protein MLDGFDMKDITTCESLMVGDVLSWKDAKFAMNGDSRESVTTLMATCEVRPVPFFMFLDKLQFRESTALCSSFGGELATPMNADEQETLFRLSSVNADICAADGGALMWLGIQDENEEKIWRYYNSHEEVQFLLWAQGQPNGGVLENCAVMKGGTFQGTWVDNACRKSFKFCPVCRVRIPVFLRLRGICDSNLYDDRFILAGLRNQKPYFRGYYRSHVFHDGLGWRLENILENNTFAVMEESGSVDYPIGRNNWRFSHGFCGRKSGELISMALTQCQNNVKFTCNDGNCIDIDQVCDRRPQCNDNSDELDCSIVLKPEGYQPELPPPSLNNSGPLPVFLNLTLESFKSVEPIRNHFTVDVVVKMIWKDIRLHFKNLREDRQLNIVLPEDAKEIWVPVVDFLNAEGNQNSEVDLHSKVTIKRLGGKVEDNVELSKEASIYNGYENYLRISRKYTITFSCNFNFFYYPFNTNYCSMIFQVKRNTDAYVALLKYGDGINYDHNDRLSEYDIGRILVKKLSTREPYSGLEVVIQMKHLYASQILTIFIPSTIINLITYTTFFFKWYDFTNRVMVSLTSLLVLMTLFSQVADTLPKTSYFKLVDIWFFVSILYTFIIILVHTIVESFHKYDMEIKEEEERRREVEKKMLGVAPPRSAFSEIASTASYFSDDSDFSDSDYDTESDDDPSGTTLSHNYVPVLIDKWGNLITTAIYIVLNVIFWAMAFTEKIQENIKDYEYEMMLQKQPVQEVRGYP, encoded by the exons ATGCTGGACGGCTTCGACATGAAGGACATCACCACCTGCGAGTCCCTGATGGTGGGTGACGTCCTCAGCTGGAAGGACGCCAAGTTCGCCATGAATGGAGACTCGAGAGAA TCAGTCACGACCCTGATGGCCACCTGCGAGGTCCGGCCTGTCCCCTTCTTCATGTTCCTCGACAAGCTGCAGTTCCGGGAGTCGACGGCGCTGTGCTCCTCGTTCGGGGGCGAGCTCGCCACGCCCATGAACGCCGACGAGCAGGAAACGCTGTTCAG GCTATCTTCCGTGAACGCAGACATCTGCGCCGCCGACGGAGGCGCGCTCATGTGGCTGGGGATCCAGGACGAGAACGAGGAGAAGATCTGGCGCTACTACAACTCCCACGAGGAGGTGCAGTTCCTGCTGTGGGCGCAAGGGCAGCCCAACGGCGGCGTGCTGGAGAACTGCGCCGTGATGAAGGGCGGGACTTTCCAGGGCACGTGGGTGGACAACGCGTGCAGGAAGTCGTTCAAGTTCTGCCCCGTGTGCCGCGTGCGCATCCCCGTGTTCCTGCGGCTGCGCGGCATCTGCGACAGCAACCTGTACGACGACCGCTTCATCCTGGCCGGCCTGCGGAACCAGAAGCCCTACTTCCGAGGCTACTACCGCTCCCACGTGTTCCACGACGGCCTCGGCTGGAGGCTCGAGAACATCCTGGAGAACAACACGTTCGCCGTCATGGAGGAGTCGGGCTCCGTCGACTACCCCATCGGCAGGAACAACTGGAGGTTCTCCCATGGGTTCTGCGGCCGGAAGTCCGGGGAGCTGATCTCGATGGCGCTCACGCAGTGCCAGAATAACGTGAAATTCACCTGCAACGACGGCAACTGCATCGACATCGACCAAGTGTGCGACCGACGGCCTCAGTGCAACGATAATTCAGACGAACTTGACTGCAGCATTGTGCTGAAACCAGAAG GGTACCAGCCGGAGCTGCCGCCGCCCTCCCTCAACAACAGCGGACCGCTGCCGGTGTTCCTCAACCTCACCCTGGAGTCCTTCAAGTCTGTCGAGCCCATTCGCAACCACTTCACAGTGGACGTCGTCGTCAA GATGATCTGGAAGGACATCCGCCTGCACTTCAAGAACCTCAGGGAAGACAGGCAGCTGAACATCGTCCTACCTGAAGACGCGAAGGAAATCTGGGTTCCTGTGGTGGACTTCCTCAACGCAGAAGGCAACCAGAACTCAGAGGTTGATCTTCACTCCAAAGTCACCATAAAACGACTTGGGGGGAAAGTGGAAGACAACGTCGAATTATCCAAAGAAG CCTCCATCTACAACGGGTACGAGAATTACCTCCGCATCTCGAGGAAGTACACCATCACCTTTTCCTGCAACTTCAACTTCTTCTACTACCCGTTCAATACAAATTACTGCAGCATGATCTTCCAAGTGAAGCGCAACACGGACGCGTACGTAGCGCTGCTCAAGTACGGGGACGGCATCAATTACGACCACAACGACAGACTGTCCGAGTACGACATCGGGCGCATCTTGGTGAAGAAGCTGTCGACGCGCGAGCCGTACTCGGGCCTGGAGGTCGTGATCCAGATGAAGCACCTGTACGCGTCCCAGATCCTCACCATCTTCATCCCGTCGACGATCATCAACCTGATCACGTACACGACCTTCTTCTTCAAGTGGTACGACTTCACCAACCGCGTCATGGTGTCCCTGACGTCGCTGCTCGTGCTGATGACCCTCTTCTCGCAGGTGGCGGACACGCTGCCCAAGACGTCCTACTTCAAGCTCGTCGACATCTGGTTCTTCGTCTCGATCCTctacaccttcatcatcatcctcgtccacACCATCGTCGAGTCCTTCCACAAGTACGACATGGagatcaaggaggaggaggaacgtcgaagggaagtggagaagaagatgcTGGGCGTGGCGCCGCCTCGCTCGGCCTTCTCCGAGATCGCGAGCACAGCGAGCTACTTCTCGGACGACTCGGACTTCAGCGACAGCGACTACGACACCGAGAGCGACGACGACCCGAGCGGGACGACTCTCTCCCACAACTACGTCCCCGTCCTGATCGACAAGTGGGGGAACCTCATCACGACGGCCATCTACATCGTCCTGAACGTCATCTTCTGGGCCATGGCCTTCACGGAGAAGATTCAGGAGAACATCAAAGATTACGAGTATGAAATGATGCTGCAGAAGCAACCCGTCCAGGAGGTGCGAGGCTATCCTTAA